CATCGAGGAGCCGCGCCCGCCAGTGCCACGATGCCTGCGCGTTCGAGCGCGCGACGAAGTGGGCCCGCAGATCGTTCGCCAGAAGGCCGTAGAGACGATCGGGGTTCGGGAGGAAACCCGTGTCGAGGTCGGCATGGCGGAACGCGGCGCCGGCGCCTGCCGCCTTCCCCCACACGAATTCGACGTTCGACAGGCGGCGGCCGCTCGACGGCTCGGGAACGACGATCTCGCCTTTCACCGAGGCGGATTGCGCGACCGAGCGACCGATGTAGGCGAGGCCGCGCTTGCGCGAGAGCGGATCCTCGAGCTTCACCTCCATCGTGTACGGACCCGCCTTGACCGGGAGCCTCAGCAGCACCACCTTGCCGAAGCCGCCGGTGTCGCTCGGCAACACCGTGAACTCCTGCACGGCCTGGTGATGCTTGGCGCCGAAGCGATTGTGAAGTGTTACCCCGAGCTTGAGGCGGGCGTCACCGCGATCGGAGCGACCGAGCGAAACGATCGTTGACGGCGGTAGCCGGCAGTAGATCTCGAGCAGGTCGCTTGCCGAATCGGGGAAGGCCGCGGCGTCGACGGTGAATCCCAGCCGCCCGCTCACCCGCCAGGGAAGCGGTCCCGTCGGCTCGTCGGCGAAGGATGGCCAGGCGGTCGACAGCAGGGCCAGGACCCAAAACGACGCACGCGCCCCCTGACGGAGACGCGTGGCTCGACGCCCGTGATTCGGAATCGGATCAGAACTCGAAGGTGAGGGAGAAGCGATGAGCGCCTCCCAGGTCCTGCATGTCGGTGTAGGCGTAGTCGAGCTTGGCCTCTCCTGCCACGGACACCGGGAAGTGGAAGCCCACGCCGCCCGCGAGCCCTTCGGCATCGTAGTTGATGTTGTACCCGCCGCGCAGATGGATGAAGTCCTTGAACGAATATTCGGTTCCGACGTTGAGGCGCTCCGCGTTGTCCGGCGGGTGCGAGAATTCGAGCGACCCGATCAGGTGCTGGTCGGCGGTCTGCATGAGATTGAGCGACGAGCCGACACGGAAGATGGCCGGGATGCGCGCCTCCTGTTCGATGAACTTCACCTGCGAACCGATGTTCGAAATCGTCATCCCGATTTTCATCCCCAGGACACCGACGTCGTAAAGGGTGCCGACGTCGAAGGCGTAGGTCTGCTGGCTGAACTCCGCCAGACCTTCGTGGATGAAGTTGGCGGTCACCCCCGCACTGAACTTGTCGGTGAACGACCGGGCGTACGTCAGTCCCGCCGTCATCATGCCGGCGTCGAACGTCCGCCCCGTGCCTTCGACCGGATCGGGCTGGTAGGCCGTGGTCTCGACCATGGGATCCATGGTCAGCGCTCGGGCGTGGACCGAGAAGGCGCCGGGAATCCGTTTCACGTGGAAGACGTAGCCGATCTGCTCGAACGACAGGTCGGCCACCCAGGTGGCGTGGTTGAGGCTGAGCTGCGACTTGTTCGGGTCGATGCGCGCGATTCCGGCCGCATTCCAGAACACGGCGCTCGCATCGTCGGCGACGGCGACGAACGCGTTGCCCATCCCGGCCGCACGGGCGCCCACCGAGATCTTCAGGAACTGGCCGTCGAACGTCCCGACCTTCTCGAAGATCTCGGCTGCGCCAGCCAACCCCGGGAGCATCAGTGCCAGCCCGCCGAGGGTGACGATCATTCTCTTCACGGAAGCCTCCTTCATACCCACGCCCGGTCTAGCGAATGACGACGAATTTGCCACGCTGTTGACCTTGGTCGGAATCGACCACGAATAGATAGATGCCGCTCACCACGTCCTGTCCATTGCGCGAGATCAGGTTCCATCGCGCCTGCCCGTCGTTGGCGGTGTCCTGCTGGCGGTTGTAGCCCGGCCGCGTCCTGCCATCGGGTCCCGTGATCGGCCCGCGAACCGATTCGTTGACCGCATCGTTCTCGTCGAGCTCGGCCACCATGTCTCCGGACACCGTATAGATCCGGATCTTCCACTTGCCCGGGGGCAGACCCATGAAGTCGACGTGGGTGCCCGTCGGGTCGGTCGCATTGGGTGTCAAGTCCCAGGCCGAGGGCCTGGCGAGGATGCTGGTGAACCCACGGTAGGGATTCGGAACCACCCATACCGACTTGCCCGTCTTGGTCGTGGACTGAGGCGTCACCTGGTCCGCCTCCACCGCCGAGCGGCGTCCGAAGAGCTGGCTGCCGCCCGTCGAGTCTCCGGCCGTCACCGAATAGAAGTAGATGAACCCGTTCTTGACCTCGCGGTCGATGATCATGTAGCGACCGACCTGATAACGCGTCTTCTTGATCCGCTGAGGGGGGCTCGTGCCCAGCGCGAGCCCGCTGTCCTGCACGCACGCCTGGGTCTCGGGATCCTGAACGCATGCGACCGGTTCGGCGCGCAGGATCCTGCCCGTCTGACGGTCCCAGAAGTCGCCACTCCGCAGGCAGATCTTGACCGTCGCCGTGTCTCGGCAACCGCCACCCCGCAGCTCCAGCGGGTCAGCGAGCGGATCCGTGCAGTGCGGATGCCCGGCGGGATAGTCGTAGTTGGGAATGAACACCATCGGGCAGATCAGCGTGTCCTCGACGGGGTCGCGGGTGAAGTTGCTGTCGGCGTAGTCGAACAGGCGGTACTCGGCGAGCAGCGCCCAGTCCTCGTCGTTCGGCCCCGATGCACCCACCGGGCGCTGCCAGCCGGCGACCTTCCAGATGCGGTAGGCGCGGAAGTCGAAGAAACCGGACTTGGGATCGGCGGTGGTCTCCGAGATGTTGTCCCAGGCCAGCGTGATCATGTTGTCGCCGCCCGCCACCACGCGATTCGGGTTGTCCGAGTAGTTGTAGGTCGCCGCCACGTTCAGATTCGGGCTCGGTGGCGGCGACTCCGCGTTCCAGTGCCGCAGGTAGTAACCCTGGCCCGTCGCCTCGTTCCACACCCCGGTACAGGCGTTACAGTCGAAGTCGAACCAGGTGAAAGCGTTGTCGGTCACCTGCTTGGAGACGGCCTCACGATCGGGACAGACCTCCGAGAGGAGCATCGGCGTCGACCCCGTGGGCAGCTTCACGCCGGTCTCGCAGCCGTGGCAGTCAGGCACCTTGTCGGTAAAGCCGGGGCGCGGAAGCTCGTAGACGCCTTCGTAGGCGATCTGAGCGGTAAAGGCGTTCTCCAGCGCCGGGTACTTCTCGAACAGATCGCCCAGCGGCTTCAGGCCGGCCTGATAGGAGGCGTAGTCGAGCTGGTAGTCCTGG
This region of Candidatus Eisenbacteria bacterium genomic DNA includes:
- a CDS encoding PorV/PorQ family protein, coding for MIVTLGGLALMLPGLAGAAEIFEKVGTFDGQFLKISVGARAAGMGNAFVAVADDASAVFWNAAGIARIDPNKSQLSLNHATWVADLSFEQIGYVFHVKRIPGAFSVHARALTMDPMVETTAYQPDPVEGTGRTFDAGMMTAGLTYARSFTDKFSAGVTANFIHEGLAEFSQQTYAFDVGTLYDVGVLGMKIGMTISNIGSQVKFIEQEARIPAIFRVGSSLNLMQTADQHLIGSLEFSHPPDNAERLNVGTEYSFKDFIHLRGGYNINYDAEGLAGGVGFHFPVSVAGEAKLDYAYTDMQDLGGAHRFSLTFEF